The genomic interval GCCATCATCGCACCGGCTTACGACGCCGACGCCTTGGAAATCCTCACGACCCGTCCAAAGTGGAAAAACAACGTTCGGCTGATGCAGGTTGATCTCGACTCATCGGACTCCAGCGAACCAACCCGCGAATACCGCCGCGTCACCGGCGGGCTGTTGGTGCAAGACCGCGATGAACTACCCGATCCCGAAGCCGATTGGCAAACCGTCACCGATCGGGCACCGTCGGACGAAGAGAAACGCGACCTGCATTTCGCCTGGAAAGTCGCCAAGCATGTGAAATCCAACGCGATCGTTTTCGCCAAAGACGGTGCAATCACCGGTGTCGGAGCCGGGCAAATGAGCCGGTTGGATTCCTCCTACATTGCGGCTTACAAATCCGGTGAAAAGGCGAAGGGCTGCGTGCTTGCCTCCGATGCCTTCTTCCCATTCCGTGACGGTGTCGACCAAGCCGCCGAAGCCGGTGTGACCGCGGTTATCCAACCCGGCGGGTCCCGCAACGACGCGGACACCATCGCCGCCTGCAACGAACACGGCATGGCGATGATCTTCACCGGTCGCCGCCATTTCCGTCATTGATCGTGATGACTGAACCGCCCGGAAATCTCCCGTCCATCCTCCACCGATTGAACGTTGTCGGCCAATCGGTGGTTGTCGCGGTTTCCGGCGGAGCCGACAGCGTCGCGATGTTGCGGGCATTGCTTGCAGTACAAAGTGAGTGCTCACTCCAATTGCGAGTCGCCCATTTCAACCACGGACTTCGCGGAGCGGAATCCGACGAAGACGCCCGTTGGGTCGCTGATTTGTGTGAGCGTCTCGGTGTCGTGTGCGATCTCGGTGTGGCTGATCACGAGACGCTTCCGCAGTCAACAGGCAGTCGCGAGGGAGACGCCCGTCGCTTGCGTTATCAGTTCCTCGAACGAGTTGCGACCACGAATGATTGCCAATCGATTGCCGTCGCGCACACGGCGGATGACCAAGCCGAAACGGTTCTACATCGTATTCTTCGTGGAACGGGATTGACCGGGCTGATCGGCATTCCGCAAGTTCGCCGACTCGATTCAGGAGTCAACTTGGTGCGTCCGTTACTCGGATTGCGTCGGCAATCCCTGCGACAATGGCTGCGGGAAATCGGCCAGGACTTCCGCGAGGACTCAACAAATACCGACCGCGATTTCACTCGCAACCGCATCCGTCACGATCTTCTGCCGCTGCTCGAAGAGCAATTCAACCCGCAAGTCAAGTCGGCTCTGTGTCGTTTGGCCGAGCAAGCCGAACAGACACAAATCGTGGAGGATTTCGCCGCGAACGAACTCCTGCAAACCGCGACGATTGATCGCACGGGAACGTCCTGGGTCCTGGATTGCGAACCACTGACCGACTGCCCCGTTGCGATGGTCCGAACGTGTTTACGACTCGTTTGGACCGAAATGGGGTGGCCGCAACAAAAGATGAGTTTTCAACACTACACCCGCTTGCAGGAGGCGATCTGCGATCCCATGAGGCGTGGTGAAATCAGTCTACCATACCCGGTGCAGGCAAGACTCACGCGGAGAAAACGCCAACAAAGCTTGGAATTGCGAGTCGAATCCAACGATTGACAGGCCTGCGTCAATCGTCATCGCGTTGGGGAAGTGTGAAGACCGTCCGCGAGCGAACTGGAAGTCCGCCACGCTCACCGACGGCTTCGATGGTCAACGCACCATCACGGGGCATGGTTTTTTGCCCCACGTGTTGGATTCGAAGTATCACCGTCGTTTGATCATCTGTCACGATAACCGGCTCGGCTTGAAATTCCCCGGCGGAATCGTTGGCAAGTGCGATTTGCACAGGACCGGTGAGTTTGGGTGTGCGACGAATTTGGATGGGAACTTCGAGAAGGTCCTCGCGGTCATCGAGACGCCTCCAATGAACTTGTTCCTCATCGACGGCGATCTTCAGCAACGCACCCTCCACGTTCATTGTGATCCGCCGAACCATCCGATTGACCAATGACCGCACATTGCCTTGGGGATCGGGAACCTGTACCACCGTGTTGAGGACGATCCGCGATGTACGGTCGATCTGCACCCACTCGGGGATGAACAATGGGAAATCAATCGCGCTCACGCCCGCGGGAACCGTGAGATCACCACCGATGATTCCTTGCCGGACACGGTCGGGACGGGCCGCCATTTGGAGTTCGATTTCGCCGGTGTAGTCTTCCAACCGCTCCAAGACGACCGGAGCCGGATACGTGGCCCCGCGATAGACCGTCCGACCGCCATCCGGATATTTCGGCTTCACCACAGCCCGTGGTTTCATCACCGGTGCAACCAACACCTTGGCCGTTCGCTCCACACGCGTTCCGTCCTCGCGATTGCCGATCGCCCGAACGGTGGCGAGTTTTGCGAACGAAGTTGCGTTGGCATCGCACCAAATCGGAATACTGACGGCCGATTCTTTTGCCGGGATCGTCGTCGATTCCGCCGTCTGAACACCGTCAGGAAGGTCGCTGACCGTCAAAGTGACATTACCGGAAAACCCGCCGAGTCGTTCAATGGAAACGACCATGAGGCCGGCTTTTTCCCGCGCTTTCGGATTGGTTCGCTTCGGAGTGGCCACGGGGTCAGCACCAAGAACCGTTTCGGCCCGAATCGGCACATGGAGTGTTAAGTCGTGTTCGACGGTCGTTATCGACAATCGGTAAACGCATCGCTCCCGCTGAGTCGACGTGCCGGACAGATCCCACACGCGAACTCGATACTCGTCTTCCGATTTCGGTTGAAACACTAACCCCGCATCGGTTCGGCTTGGAAGATCATCATTCGTCGCGACCACGTTGCCGGTAGCGTCCACAATTTCCAACGACAAATCACAGGGCGAGCCAAACCGTTCGGCTTCGGCCAGAATCGACAGCGGTTGCTCCGGGGCGGCTTGGAATCGGTATTCATCCACCTCATAGGGTTCAAGAATTTGCCCGGTGATCGCACTGGGAATCGGTCGTCGTTGACTGGTCGAAGATTTGGTCTCCGTGTGTTCGGGAGAATCACTGAGTTCAAAACGAACTGGCTGTGTCAGACCGACTTCAGTTTTGATTGGCGGATGCCAAAACTCGGATTCCGATGTTTCGGGAAACCGAACGGTTCGTTCGATGGATTCCATTTTGTCGGCACCGGTCTGAAGACCCGTTCCGTAGAACCGTACGGTTTGCGTTTGCCCGCGTGTTCCCGCGACTGGAACCGTTGCCGTTACGTGCGGACCGTGTCGGAGATGCAGTCGGTAGACCATCGAACGGTCGCCCCGATAATCCGCATCATGCAACTGAACGCGGTAGGTCTGTTCTGCCGTGACGGGAATCGTGAGGGAAACTTCCCGATGCGTGGTCGCCGTGACATCCGCGATACGATTGCCGTCGCGATCTTGAATTTCTACGACCGGATAAATCGGCGACCCAACCGGACACGCAGGCAGAACCACGCTGATCAAACCGGTTTCCGGGGCGGTCCATTCGTAGCAGTCGATTTCCTCTTTCTTCTGCAAACAGCCAGAGATGACGATCGGCAGTTCCGAAATTTTGCGACATCTCGGCCGCGAATTGGAAACGAAATTACACTCTGATTCTAACCGTTCCGGCAAACCGTTTCCGACGACGAACTGTCCGACTTCACTTGCTCCGTTCGCGTTCGCCGCTTGCCAGTGAATCACGCTCGGTGGGTAGTTGGCGGGAATTGTGAGACGGGCGGGAACCTCGCGAGGAACCAGGAATGGTTTGTTCGAGTTGACCGCCTTGGGTCCGAACCAGTGTGGTGGACCGGGATGAAGTTGCTCGCTGGGCGGGCCGAGAACTTCGAGTTGAATCCGCTCATCCAACACGAAAAACTGCGTATCCGGCGTGAAATCGTAGCCGCCAAGTTTGACCTCAACTGTTGTTCCCGGAGCCGCTCCCGGCGGAAAGACGTAACCAACTTCCGGACGTTGCTGAGCGGTCGCGGTCGGTCCGTTACCAAACGTCAACATCAACAGAATCGTCAGTGCAACGGGAATTCCACGCATCAGACCAACCCCGGAATCATGGTTCCGCCATCAAGAATCGGCATCGGTCGGCCGAGCGGTGTCAGGTACGACTTGTGGGTGTCGATTCCCATGAGCGTATAAATCGTGCGGTGCACATCGTCGATGGAAACGGGCACGGATGTCGGTGCGGAAGCGTGTTCGTCGGTCGATCCGATAACTTGCCCGCTGCGAATGCCACCACCGGCAATCAAAATGCTTTGAGCTTTGCTCCAATGGTCACGCCCCGCTCCATTGTTGACACGCGGCGTGCGGCCCATCTCGCCCATCATAATGACCAGCGTGCTATCAAGCAGACCGCGATCTTCCAAGTCCGTCACCAAGGCGGCGAACGCTTGATCGGCTTGAGGGATGAGGTTGTCTTTGAGCGTCGGAAAACAGTCGGCGTGTGTGTCCCAACCGGGATTATCAACGCCGATGAATCGGCATCCCGCTTCGACTAATCGTCGCGAGAGCAGTGCACACTGCCCGATGGTGGAATAACCGTATTGGCGACGGGTCGACTCCGGTTCGCTTTGGATATCGAAGGCTTTTTGGGCGGCCGGTGACATGATGAGTTCGTGGGCTTTCTGGTAGTACGTCGACATTTCCTCGGCTTTTCCACGTGTCTCACCGGTGATGCTTTCGACACCCTTGAGCAATCGTTGACGCCGAGCCATTCGCGATTCCGTGACACCGGGAGCCAGTCGCAAATCCTTCACTTCAAAGTCAGGTTGGACGGGATCGCTGTCGATGACGAACGGTGCATACTCCGGTCCATAAAAACCGGGACCACCGGCGTCCATCGGTGCGGGCAAATTGATGTACGACGGCACCGTTCCGCCCAAACCAAGTTCGCGAGCCACCTTCGAACCAATAGACGGGAACAGCGTGTTCGCCGGAATGCGGCTGTTCTGACCGTCGCGGAACCGTGGCTTCTGGCCGGTCATGACGTAGTAGTAACCGGTGACATGACCGTTGTCGTTATGAGTGTGACTGCGAACAACAGTAAACTTGTCCGCCACTTTCGCACAGTGACCACAGTATTCGCCGAAGAATGTCCCGGGGACATTCGTTGGGATGGTCTCGAACGGGCCGCGAATTTCCGCCGGTGCTTCCGGCTTCGTGTCCCACATATCAATCGTGCTCGGTCCGCCCTCCAAGAACAGCAGAATGACCGATTTTGCTTTCGGAGCGATCGTGGCGGCGGTCGCTTCTTGCTGAAGCAGCGTTGGCAAACTCAATCCGCCGATCGCCCCTAAACTCCCGACCTGAATGGCCTGACGACGCGTCAGCCGTTCACAGTTTCGATGTGTTCGCAAGCGGCGTCCGATGGGAATTCGTAGCATGAAAACAATCCTTTTTTCCGGTTGCAATCACAAACCGAGTTGATGGTCGATCATGTCATCATTTTGGTGTGCCACACATTCCTGATTCTCGATTCGAACATGGCACTAATGATTGAACAAGAATTCTTTGGTATTCAGCAGTGTCCACAACACATCTTCAACGGCAGTTCGGCGATCGGTATTTTGATCCGAGAACGCGGACCGCATGAGTTGGAGTTCATCCGGCGTTGGCTCACGGTTGAGGGTGGTCAGATAGAGTTCTGAAATGATTTCATCCGGCGTGTGTTCGGAGTTGGCGAGTCGCCGAGCGCGACCGCGTCGATGTCCGACTTTGCCACCGATCTCAGGCGAGTTCATCACATGCAGGGCTTGCGTAATTGTGGGGTCGTCGACGCGTTCGCAGGCACACACGGTGGTGCGTTGCGGGCGTCCGAAGATGCGGAAGAAATAATTCGGCATGCGGTTGTCCCAGACTTCGATCGCACGAGCCCCGACCGGCCAACCGTTGAATTTCTCCGGGACATCGGTGGCTTGGCAGACTGCATCTAACAAAACCTCCGCCGGAAGCGGGCGGTACGTCGCATGCGAGAAGTTTTGTTGATCGTTGGCGTTGGTTTCGGTCGTGTGATGACTCAGTTGATACACGCGCGACGTTAAAATCGTTTTGGTGAACTTCTTCAAATCGTAGTCGTGCTTAACAAGTGATTCCGCCAACGCAGTCAGCAGGGGTTCGTTGGTTGCGGGGTTGGTGGCGCGAATGTCGTCGAGTGGTTCAACCAGACCGCGACCGAAATAATGGGCCCAGATCCGATTCGCGATCGACTTCGCAAAAAACGGATTCTCTGGTTCGGTCATCCAATTGGCCAAGGCGAGTCGGCGATCGGGCGGCAACACATCCGATTCCGACACTGCTTGCCCTAATCCAGCCGGTAGCACGGTTTCGCCGGTGCGGGGATGTTTCAGGGCTTGCCCTGGTCCGCTAATCAGCGATTTGCTGCCATCCGGTAGTGACTTGGTTTTCACACCCGTGAAGAATCCCGCGAACGCGGTGAAGTCGGCTTGGGACCAGCGTTCAAAGGGGTGATGATGACACTCCGCACACTCGATCCGCACACCGAGAAATAATTGACTCGTAGCGCTAGCGAGTTGATTGGGTTTGTTCAATGTGGTGTAAAACGGCGTCGGGCCGATTGCTTGCAGATGGCCACGTGCGGTCAAAATGTCGCGGACCATCTCGTCATACGGTCGATTGTCGCGGAACTGATTTCGCAACCAACGATGAATCCCCACCGACCCTGTCGCACCCAGAGCGTTGGCATCGACTTTCAACAAATCACACCATCGAAGCGCCCAATACGTCGCATACTCGGGACGGCTGAGCAACTCGTCGACCAGTCGGCTGCGTTTGTCGGGAGCGGGGTCGTTCAGGAAGCGACGCGATTCCTCGGCGGTGGGGAGTGTGCCGATGACGTCCAACGATGCTCGCCTTAGAAATTCCGCATCGGTGCAAAGTTCGCTGGGTTCGATGCCCATCGCGGTGAGTTTGTTCCAAACCAAACCGTCGATAAAGTTGTTTTCGGGCGGACGCGGAAACGACACATTCGGACGCGGAATCCGCACGCGACACACACCGACATGCCCCATGTACCGCACAAGAATGGCGGCCTCGCCGGGCACATCGAAGCCTTCGATGAAACCGCGTTCGTCGACCTCGGCAATCGTTGGGGCGTTGGTTTCAAAGGCCGATTCCGCGGTGACGTCTCGCGTTTGCCCGTTTGCTTCGTAGGCAATCACGCGGAGTTGCTGCTCGGTGCCTGTGTTATCATCGTTGGCGTTTCTCAGGGACAGAACTTGCTCCGACGGCTCGATCTCAATCCGC from Thalassoroseus pseudoceratinae carries:
- the tilS gene encoding tRNA lysidine(34) synthetase TilS, with translation MTEPPGNLPSILHRLNVVGQSVVVAVSGGADSVAMLRALLAVQSECSLQLRVAHFNHGLRGAESDEDARWVADLCERLGVVCDLGVADHETLPQSTGSREGDARRLRYQFLERVATTNDCQSIAVAHTADDQAETVLHRILRGTGLTGLIGIPQVRRLDSGVNLVRPLLGLRRQSLRQWLREIGQDFREDSTNTDRDFTRNRIRHDLLPLLEEQFNPQVKSALCRLAEQAEQTQIVEDFAANELLQTATIDRTGTSWVLDCEPLTDCPVAMVRTCLRLVWTEMGWPQQKMSFQHYTRLQEAICDPMRRGEISLPYPVQARLTRRKRQQSLELRVESND
- a CDS encoding DUF1549 and DUF1553 domain-containing protein; the protein is MGHVGVCRVRIPRPNVSFPRPPENNFIDGLVWNKLTAMGIEPSELCTDAEFLRRASLDVIGTLPTAEESRRFLNDPAPDKRSRLVDELLSRPEYATYWALRWCDLLKVDANALGATGSVGIHRWLRNQFRDNRPYDEMVRDILTARGHLQAIGPTPFYTTLNKPNQLASATSQLFLGVRIECAECHHHPFERWSQADFTAFAGFFTGVKTKSLPDGSKSLISGPGQALKHPRTGETVLPAGLGQAVSESDVLPPDRRLALANWMTEPENPFFAKSIANRIWAHYFGRGLVEPLDDIRATNPATNEPLLTALAESLVKHDYDLKKFTKTILTSRVYQLSHHTTETNANDQQNFSHATYRPLPAEVLLDAVCQATDVPEKFNGWPVGARAIEVWDNRMPNYFFRIFGRPQRTTVCACERVDDPTITQALHVMNSPEIGGKVGHRRGRARRLANSEHTPDEIISELYLTTLNREPTPDELQLMRSAFSDQNTDRRTAVEDVLWTLLNTKEFLFNH
- a CDS encoding DUF1501 domain-containing protein, giving the protein MLRIPIGRRLRTHRNCERLTRRQAIQVGSLGAIGGLSLPTLLQQEATAATIAPKAKSVILLFLEGGPSTIDMWDTKPEAPAEIRGPFETIPTNVPGTFFGEYCGHCAKVADKFTVVRSHTHNDNGHVTGYYYVMTGQKPRFRDGQNSRIPANTLFPSIGSKVARELGLGGTVPSYINLPAPMDAGGPGFYGPEYAPFVIDSDPVQPDFEVKDLRLAPGVTESRMARRQRLLKGVESITGETRGKAEEMSTYYQKAHELIMSPAAQKAFDIQSEPESTRRQYGYSTIGQCALLSRRLVEAGCRFIGVDNPGWDTHADCFPTLKDNLIPQADQAFAALVTDLEDRGLLDSTLVIMMGEMGRTPRVNNGAGRDHWSKAQSILIAGGGIRSGQVIGSTDEHASAPTSVPVSIDDVHRTIYTLMGIDTHKSYLTPLGRPMPILDGGTMIPGLV